One genomic window of Polynucleobacter sp. HIN11 includes the following:
- the clpS gene encoding ATP-dependent Clp protease adapter ClpS — MSRNSKTPPGGSPVTPFKEDTVLLERQAEKVKVPAMYKVMLLNDDYTPMEFVVMVIQEYFNKDQETATRIMLQVHLAGKGVCGIYTRDVASTKVHQVIERSREAGHPLQCTMEEA; from the coding sequence ATGAGTCGTAATTCCAAAACACCCCCCGGAGGAAGCCCAGTCACCCCGTTTAAGGAAGACACGGTTTTATTGGAACGGCAGGCCGAAAAGGTCAAGGTGCCGGCCATGTACAAAGTGATGTTGTTAAACGACGACTACACACCGATGGAATTTGTGGTGATGGTGATTCAGGAATACTTTAATAAAGATCAAGAGACGGCAACTCGCATCATGTTGCAAGTGCATCTGGCAGGAAAAGGCGTTTGCGGTATCTATACCCGCGATGTGGCCTCGACCAAGGTCCATCAAGTCATAGAACGTTCCCGTGAAGCGGGTCACCCATTGCAGTGCACTATGGAGGAAGCATGA